The proteins below are encoded in one region of Maribacter aestuarii:
- a CDS encoding tetratricopeptide repeat protein, whose protein sequence is MKKIITLVVLVIATSGLAQDQYTTGMQKAFTLWGEGKANEASNLFERISAAEPENWLPYYYVAQINTIISFGEKDEKKLKQQLDKAQEYIDIAKSISPNNPEILVQQAMTHTAWIAFDGATYGMTLSGKVTALYAQALQLAPDNPRVVFSKAEWDMGSARYFGQDVTPYCQDVERSLELFANFKAESPFHPNWGADRAETIAKECGK, encoded by the coding sequence ATGAAAAAAATTATCACATTAGTAGTTCTAGTTATCGCCACTTCAGGTCTGGCCCAAGACCAATATACCACCGGAATGCAAAAGGCGTTTACCTTATGGGGTGAAGGAAAAGCCAATGAGGCTTCCAATCTATTTGAACGTATTAGTGCTGCAGAACCCGAAAATTGGCTGCCCTACTATTATGTTGCCCAGATAAATACCATAATTTCCTTTGGGGAAAAAGATGAGAAGAAATTGAAACAACAACTGGACAAGGCCCAGGAATATATAGATATAGCAAAATCGATTTCGCCGAACAACCCAGAAATTCTAGTGCAACAGGCCATGACCCATACGGCTTGGATTGCTTTTGATGGGGCCACCTACGGAATGACACTATCTGGCAAAGTAACTGCTTTATATGCACAGGCCTTACAACTGGCGCCCGATAATCCCAGGGTAGTTTTTTCCAAGGCAGAATGGGATATGGGCTCCGCGCGCTATTTTGGGCAGGACGTAACTCCGTATTGCCAGGATGTAGAACGTTCGTTGGAACTTTTTGCTAACTTTAAAGCCGAGAGTCCTTTTCATCCCAATTGGGGAGCCGATAGGGCGGAAACCATTGCAAAAGAATGTGGTAAATGA
- a CDS encoding Gfo/Idh/MocA family protein, with product MSDIKIRVAIIGLGFGAEFIPIYKKHPHAELVAVCQRNQDKLNEIADAFDIPKRYTSYEELLKDSGIDAVHINTPIPNHGEQSIKALKAGKHVACTVPMATTVEECKQIVELTEDTGLTYMMMETVVYAREFLYMKELYENGELGKVQFLKASHQQDMDGWPNYWPGLPPMHYATHCVGPVLGLTQDEAEYVSCFGSGTIREELIKEYNSPYAVETTHIKFKDSDLSAQVYRSLFDVARQYRESFEVYGSNKSVEWPLIEGKPLVVHTAKKPEPEIPEEVESPDFAKLLPEEIQSFTTKGVYDEDDNTHLSFTQGAGHGGSHPHLVHAFIDALMKGASPYPNARQSANITCVGILSHESAQKGGRLIRLPDFTFTK from the coding sequence ATGAGTGATATTAAAATAAGAGTAGCGATTATAGGACTCGGTTTCGGAGCCGAGTTCATTCCTATCTACAAGAAACATCCGCATGCGGAATTGGTTGCGGTCTGTCAGCGAAACCAGGACAAACTGAACGAAATTGCTGATGCTTTTGACATCCCAAAGCGATACACGTCCTATGAGGAGTTATTAAAGGATTCCGGTATTGATGCGGTTCATATCAACACCCCAATACCAAATCACGGTGAACAATCGATAAAGGCTTTAAAAGCAGGTAAACATGTCGCCTGTACCGTTCCCATGGCCACGACGGTGGAGGAATGTAAACAAATAGTAGAACTCACTGAAGATACCGGATTGACCTATATGATGATGGAAACCGTGGTCTATGCCCGGGAGTTCCTGTATATGAAAGAACTGTATGAAAATGGGGAGCTTGGTAAAGTTCAATTTTTAAAAGCAAGTCATCAGCAGGATATGGACGGATGGCCCAATTATTGGCCAGGATTACCACCCATGCATTACGCAACGCACTGTGTAGGCCCCGTATTGGGATTGACCCAAGATGAGGCCGAATATGTTTCCTGTTTTGGTTCGGGAACGATACGTGAGGAATTGATTAAGGAATACAATTCGCCCTACGCCGTAGAAACTACACATATTAAGTTTAAGGATTCCGATTTGAGCGCACAAGTATACCGTTCGTTGTTTGATGTGGCCCGACAGTATAGGGAAAGTTTTGAGGTCTACGGTTCCAATAAATCCGTGGAATGGCCATTGATCGAAGGAAAACCTTTGGTAGTACATACCGCCAAAAAACCGGAACCAGAAATCCCGGAAGAAGTAGAAAGCCCGGATTTCGCAAAATTATTGCCTGAGGAAATCCAATCCTTCACCACCAAGGGCGTTTATGATGAGGATGACAATACACACTTGTCATTTACACAAGGAGCAGGCCATGGTGGTTCACATCCGCACTTGGTCCATGCCTTTATCGACGCTTTGATGAAGGGTGCTTCGCCATATCCCAATGCACGGCAATCGGCCAATATTACCTGTGTGGGTATTTTGTCCCATGAGTCGGCACAAAAGGGAGGCCGGCTTATTAGGTTACCCGATTTTACGTTTACCAAATAA
- a CDS encoding DEAD/DEAH box helicase, translated as MTFKELGLAEPILKALEKEGYTEPTPIQEQAIPILLKGKDLLGVAQTGTGKTAAFGIPILHHLYEGISLSQNKRKIKALVVTPTRELAIQIGESFTAYGKYTGLRNTVIFGGVKQGKQVNALRNGIDILIATPGRLLDLMNQGFITFRDLEFVVLDEADQMLDMGFIHDIKKIIAKLPSKRQSLFFSATMPKAIVELSSKMLGDFERVTIKPEQATAEKVEQGVYFVSKPNKPKLLVHLLNEKSNDSVLVFSRTKHGANKIVKKLAQADIRSAAIHGNKSQTARQKALGDFKDGKLKVLIATDIAARGIDVEELSLVVNYDLPNVSETYVHRIGRTGRADASGIALSFCDKEERPYLRDIEKLIRQAVPRMPEHQFVDNDTDQEENEQRPSRPKNPSANINRKNSTKSRNSNYRGKNNRNNNRPQRRNNTETTD; from the coding sequence ATGACCTTCAAAGAACTCGGCCTTGCCGAACCTATTTTAAAAGCCCTTGAGAAAGAGGGTTATACAGAACCCACTCCCATTCAAGAACAAGCCATTCCCATTTTACTAAAAGGAAAGGACCTTTTGGGTGTCGCTCAGACCGGTACCGGAAAAACAGCTGCTTTTGGTATTCCCATCCTTCATCATTTGTATGAGGGCATAAGCCTGAGCCAGAATAAAAGAAAGATAAAGGCACTGGTAGTGACCCCTACCCGTGAACTGGCCATACAGATTGGCGAGAGTTTTACCGCCTATGGTAAATATACCGGGCTTCGCAACACTGTTATATTTGGAGGTGTAAAGCAAGGAAAACAGGTCAATGCCCTACGAAATGGTATAGATATCTTGATTGCAACTCCGGGAAGACTACTTGATCTGATGAACCAAGGTTTTATAACCTTTAGGGACTTGGAATTTGTGGTTCTGGATGAAGCTGATCAGATGCTGGACATGGGCTTTATACATGATATTAAGAAGATAATTGCAAAACTACCTTCTAAAAGGCAGTCCTTGTTTTTTTCGGCCACTATGCCAAAAGCCATCGTAGAACTTTCCAGTAAAATGTTGGGAGATTTTGAACGGGTTACCATCAAACCCGAGCAAGCCACGGCTGAAAAAGTGGAACAGGGCGTTTATTTTGTTAGCAAGCCCAACAAACCAAAATTATTGGTCCACCTGTTAAACGAAAAATCCAACGATTCCGTTTTGGTGTTTTCACGGACCAAACATGGTGCGAACAAGATTGTAAAAAAACTAGCGCAAGCGGACATTAGGTCTGCGGCCATACATGGTAACAAATCGCAAACCGCAAGGCAAAAGGCCCTAGGCGATTTTAAGGACGGTAAGCTAAAAGTATTGATTGCTACGGACATTGCTGCTCGCGGAATTGACGTAGAAGAGCTTTCGCTTGTCGTTAACTACGACCTACCCAATGTTTCGGAAACTTACGTGCACCGCATTGGAAGGACCGGTCGTGCAGACGCCAGTGGAATAGCACTATCATTTTGTGACAAAGAAGAACGCCCCTATTTAAGGGATATAGAGAAACTTATCAGGCAAGCTGTACCCAGGATGCCAGAGCACCAATTTGTCGATAATGATACAGATCAAGAAGAAAATGAGCAACGCCCTTCTAGACCAAAGAACCCTTCCGCAAATATAAACAGGAAGAATTCTACTAAATCTAGAAACTCAAATTATAGAGGGAAAAATAACCGTAACAATAACCGACCTCAACGGCGAAACAATACAGAAACGACCGACTAA
- a CDS encoding AraC family transcriptional regulator: protein MKNALQKSPIPQTKAFLAKYLKEPVFDPHWHFHPEYQLFMVLNGNGTRFIGDNVKRFKVGDITFTGPNLPHLWRSDHQKEQENNIAWSEGVVVYFKEDLLGEKLLKSDEAIRLRQVLHKSLRGMEFTGETAKELKELLLALIPLEGFEGILQLLKVLNFISHTKEYQLLASPGYTNTLREADTERMYAVYAYVMKNFKKKIALPELAKLTNMTPTSFSRYFKLHANKSFTQFVSEIRIGHACKLLIEQKKNVSQASYESGFQTLSNFNRQFKAITQRTPMAYKKEYEVY from the coding sequence TTGAAAAACGCATTACAAAAATCTCCCATACCCCAGACAAAAGCGTTTTTGGCCAAATACCTTAAAGAGCCCGTTTTTGATCCGCACTGGCACTTTCATCCTGAATATCAATTATTCATGGTACTCAACGGTAATGGAACCCGCTTTATAGGCGATAATGTAAAGCGTTTTAAGGTCGGGGATATTACGTTTACAGGTCCTAACCTACCCCATTTGTGGCGTAGTGACCACCAAAAGGAACAAGAAAACAATATCGCTTGGTCCGAAGGAGTCGTCGTTTATTTTAAGGAAGATCTTTTAGGGGAAAAGCTTTTGAAAAGTGATGAAGCTATACGGCTTAGACAGGTCCTTCATAAGAGTTTACGCGGAATGGAATTTACTGGGGAAACCGCCAAGGAACTTAAAGAACTCTTATTGGCACTTATACCCCTGGAGGGATTTGAAGGTATCCTACAATTATTGAAAGTCCTGAATTTTATAAGCCATACCAAGGAATACCAATTATTGGCTAGTCCCGGTTATACGAACACCCTTAGGGAAGCGGATACAGAACGGATGTATGCGGTCTACGCCTATGTCATGAAAAATTTTAAAAAGAAGATTGCCCTGCCAGAACTTGCCAAACTCACAAATATGACCCCAACCTCGTTCAGCAGGTATTTTAAATTGCATGCCAACAAATCGTTCACCCAATTCGTTAGTGAAATCAGGATTGGCCACGCCTGTAAATTATTGATCGAACAAAAAAAGAACGTATCCCAAGCCAGTTATGAAAGTGGTTTTCAAACGCTATCGAATTTCAATAGACAGTTTAAGGCCATTACACAGCGTACCCCAATGGCATACAAAAAGGAATACGAGGTTTATTAA
- a CDS encoding NAD(P)/FAD-dependent oxidoreductase, whose product MVKNVQVRLTLEEEAQNGMLLKKLARQFDILEAIIAFKVLRKSIDARKATVYFNYKLDVYINEPLPDDGISFDYKDVSKAKSVHIIGFGPAGMWAALRCLELGYKPIVLERGKNVRDRRRDLKAINQDHLVNEDSNYCFGEGGAGTYSDGKLYTRSLKRGDVRRVFESLVYHGATNQILVDAHPHIGTNKLPKIVQNIRETILHYGGEVHFDTKVTDFIINDNRLKAIVLNDSVEMETQRVILATGHSARDIFYLLDKKKIALKAKSFAMGVRVEHPQQIIDSIQYSCSGERHALLPAAAYSLVQQVKNRGVYSFCMCPGGFIVPAATAPGEVVVNGMSPSKRNNLYANSGIVVEINVDEDMPKYEKYGALKGLEYQKNLERLAFTSGGRSQVAPAQRLTDFVEGKLSKDLNATSYQPGLNSAPLHSLLPKLIGSRLRQGFVEFGKKMYGYYTQEANIVGVESRTSSPVTIPRNENLEHPTIKGLFPCGEGGGYAGGIVSAAMDGERCAEAAIKAIP is encoded by the coding sequence ATGGTCAAGAATGTACAAGTACGCTTAACGTTGGAGGAAGAAGCTCAAAACGGCATGCTGCTAAAAAAGCTTGCACGCCAATTTGATATCCTCGAAGCCATCATTGCCTTTAAAGTACTTCGGAAATCCATCGATGCGCGGAAAGCTACCGTGTATTTCAATTACAAATTGGACGTATATATCAACGAGCCACTACCGGATGATGGTATTTCTTTTGACTATAAAGATGTATCCAAAGCAAAATCGGTGCATATCATTGGTTTTGGTCCTGCGGGTATGTGGGCCGCATTACGTTGTTTGGAATTAGGCTACAAGCCTATTGTCTTGGAGCGTGGGAAAAATGTTCGTGATAGAAGACGTGATCTAAAAGCGATTAATCAGGATCATTTGGTGAACGAAGATTCCAACTACTGTTTCGGTGAAGGCGGTGCGGGCACCTATTCGGATGGCAAACTCTATACCCGAAGCCTAAAACGGGGAGACGTTCGTAGAGTTTTTGAAAGTCTGGTGTACCATGGTGCTACAAATCAGATTCTGGTTGATGCACATCCGCATATTGGCACAAACAAACTACCGAAAATTGTACAAAATATTCGAGAAACGATTCTTCATTATGGCGGTGAGGTCCATTTTGACACTAAAGTAACCGATTTCATCATTAACGATAATCGCTTAAAAGCCATCGTTTTAAATGACTCAGTTGAAATGGAAACCCAACGGGTCATCTTAGCGACCGGACACTCAGCTAGGGATATTTTTTACTTGTTGGATAAAAAGAAAATTGCGCTGAAGGCAAAGTCATTTGCTATGGGGGTTCGTGTAGAGCACCCACAACAAATTATAGATTCCATTCAATATAGCTGTTCCGGGGAGCGCCATGCCTTATTGCCGGCGGCGGCATATAGCCTGGTGCAACAAGTGAAGAACCGAGGGGTGTATTCCTTTTGCATGTGTCCCGGTGGTTTTATCGTACCAGCGGCCACTGCTCCGGGAGAGGTCGTGGTAAACGGTATGTCTCCCTCAAAAAGAAACAACCTGTATGCCAATTCAGGGATTGTTGTAGAAATAAACGTGGATGAGGACATGCCCAAGTATGAGAAATATGGGGCACTTAAAGGCTTGGAATATCAGAAAAATCTGGAACGACTCGCCTTTACCTCGGGAGGAAGAAGTCAGGTAGCACCTGCACAGCGACTGACCGATTTTGTGGAAGGAAAATTATCCAAAGACCTTAACGCCACATCCTACCAACCGGGATTAAATTCGGCTCCTTTACATTCTTTACTGCCAAAACTAATCGGCAGCCGACTTCGCCAAGGTTTTGTTGAATTTGGCAAAAAAATGTATGGCTATTATACCCAAGAAGCTAATATTGTTGGGGTAGAATCCAGAACATCTTCCCCGGTTACCATCCCTAGAAATGAAAATTTGGAGCATCCCACTATTAAAGGGCTATTCCCGTGTGGTGAAGGTGGTGGTTATGCAGGTGGAATCGTCTCTGCGGCCATGGACGGGGAACGTTGTGCAGAGGCGGCAATTAAAGCCATTCCCTGA
- a CDS encoding peptidase E encodes MQKQLVVYGSGRHTVPFLNYMAKATGKENSNICFIPTASGEDKAYITEFYNVCSQLDVTPHVMSVWINSYDHKESFEEIISRMDAIVVGGGNTLNMLAIWKAQGIDTALKKAYENGVVMGGGSAGSLCWFNGGTTDSRPKELSIVKGMKFIDKSHCPHYNSEKFRRPLYHQNILSGALSDGYACDDRSAIHFKNGEVHKSISLDFDNHSYYVHKKNGKIIEDAIPCEVIG; translated from the coding sequence ATGCAAAAACAATTGGTGGTCTATGGTAGTGGACGACACACCGTTCCCTTTTTAAATTATATGGCAAAGGCTACTGGCAAGGAAAATTCGAACATATGCTTTATTCCTACTGCCAGCGGTGAGGACAAGGCCTATATAACGGAATTCTACAATGTGTGCTCTCAACTAGACGTAACGCCACATGTAATGTCCGTCTGGATCAACTCTTATGACCATAAGGAATCCTTTGAAGAAATAATTTCTAGAATGGATGCTATAGTCGTAGGAGGTGGTAATACCTTGAATATGCTGGCTATTTGGAAGGCCCAGGGAATTGACACTGCCCTTAAAAAAGCTTATGAAAACGGGGTCGTCATGGGCGGTGGCAGCGCGGGATCTTTATGTTGGTTCAATGGGGGCACTACGGATTCCAGACCTAAAGAACTGAGTATTGTAAAAGGGATGAAATTTATTGATAAAAGTCATTGTCCGCATTATAACTCTGAAAAATTTAGACGCCCGTTATATCATCAAAATATATTGTCAGGAGCCCTTTCCGACGGTTATGCATGTGACGACCGCTCCGCAATTCATTTCAAAAATGGGGAGGTTCATAAATCAATTTCTTTGGATTTCGATAATCACTCCTATTACGTCCACAAGAAGAACGGTAAAATTATTGAGGATGCGATTCCATGTGAAGTAATCGGCTAA
- a CDS encoding PVC-type heme-binding CxxCH protein codes for MFLGHAIEHHNSRAYFPILVSALTKEGINITYTEKPSDLNSANLDKYDVLIIYANHEEITKNEEKALLDFVKGGKAFIPIHSASFCFKNSPEYIDLVGAQFMSHETGTFTAEIVNKEHAVTKDLEPFETWDETYVHDKISDDITVLMERVDGDHREPWTWVKEVGEGKVFYTAYGHDERTWNNPGFQELVKSGILWAVDEQAKTNRDAFMKDMPTLKYEDRANIPNYEKRDPAPKFQLPLSPQESQKFIQVPAGFEVKLFASEPDIINPIAMNWDEKGRLWVIETVDYPNTVRNDNSIGDDKIKILEDTDGDGKADKVTIFADKLNIPTSFAFYDGGIVVSQAPEFIFLKDTNGDDKADVQEILIEGWGTFDTHAGPSNLQYGIDNNLYGVVGYSGFEGSIFGQDFKFNQNVYRFNPKRKTFEVVANTSNNTWGLGLTEDNSIFASTANNTHSVFVGIPNANFEDVKGIGTDGSAKIDGHYDMQPITPNYRQVDVFGGFTAAAGHHFYTARDYPEEYWNKIAFVCEPTGGLVHQARIVKDGAGYVEEDAGNLFASADEWTSPVEAKTGPDGAVWVADWYNFIVQHNPTPNEERGGYDAENGEGNAYVNPLRDKSHGRIYRVVPKYEDDYEPMELSKDDPDALIEALSSDNQFWRLTAQRLLVERGNTDILNDLYMLVNKKEVDDEGLNNAALHALWTIAGLGALESDSNALGVVKGALYHKAAGVRKAAIQLLPRNEDSDDALFKANTLNDRNPNVQLEALLYFSERPSSQKVGSLLHDLGNNDAVISDLWLFKALYAASAKHVDGFLNAFMAANPNYKKASGDVSDMSSDSYDDTSWETMEIPQHMEDAGLDIDGVVWFREEVTVPANMADKATVLALGPIDDSDITYVNGIEVGSMASSFSSNRNYDIPVGVLKAGKNTIAVRVEDTGGQGGIYGNFWQLYLQSGEEMIRIHGIWKYKVEKNYTNQVTKTYSNFDIAGLLMKYYGAGVDKSSKLKTEEVSNAKVITIKTITNEMKFDVTKFEVKAGEVVELVLENPDFMQHNLIITKPGKMEIVGAAADKMAADPNAAELNYVPQTSDVLYATPLLNPDASYSLKFTAPETPGEYPFICTFPGHWRIMQGVMIVK; via the coding sequence TTGTTCCTTGGCCACGCCATAGAGCATCATAACTCTAGGGCCTATTTCCCAATTTTGGTATCGGCGCTGACCAAAGAGGGCATCAATATTACGTATACCGAAAAACCTTCCGATTTAAATTCCGCTAATCTAGATAAATACGATGTACTCATCATATATGCCAACCACGAAGAAATTACCAAGAACGAGGAGAAGGCCTTATTGGATTTTGTTAAAGGTGGAAAGGCCTTTATTCCGATTCATTCGGCAAGTTTTTGTTTTAAGAATTCCCCGGAATATATTGATTTGGTCGGAGCGCAGTTCATGAGCCACGAGACCGGTACGTTTACAGCAGAAATCGTGAATAAGGAACATGCCGTAACCAAGGATTTAGAACCTTTTGAAACATGGGATGAAACCTATGTACACGATAAAATTTCGGATGATATTACCGTTTTGATGGAGCGTGTGGATGGAGACCATCGTGAGCCATGGACATGGGTGAAGGAAGTAGGAGAGGGCAAGGTTTTTTACACCGCCTATGGTCATGATGAACGCACATGGAACAATCCCGGATTTCAGGAATTGGTAAAATCAGGAATTCTTTGGGCGGTTGATGAGCAGGCAAAAACGAACAGGGATGCTTTTATGAAAGATATGCCAACCCTTAAGTACGAGGACCGTGCTAATATTCCTAATTATGAAAAACGAGATCCTGCACCAAAATTCCAGTTACCCTTATCACCACAAGAATCCCAAAAGTTCATTCAGGTGCCTGCAGGTTTTGAGGTGAAACTGTTTGCATCCGAGCCGGATATTATCAATCCTATTGCCATGAACTGGGATGAGAAAGGTCGACTTTGGGTCATTGAAACTGTGGATTATCCCAATACGGTACGTAATGATAATAGTATAGGTGACGATAAGATTAAAATTTTGGAGGATACGGATGGCGATGGAAAAGCCGATAAGGTCACCATATTCGCGGATAAGCTAAACATCCCTACCAGTTTTGCTTTTTATGATGGTGGTATCGTAGTCTCACAAGCTCCGGAATTTATCTTTTTAAAAGATACGAACGGGGATGATAAGGCTGACGTTCAGGAAATCCTGATAGAAGGTTGGGGAACCTTTGACACCCATGCTGGTCCGTCCAATCTTCAATATGGCATAGATAATAACTTGTATGGCGTCGTAGGCTATTCTGGATTCGAAGGGAGCATTTTTGGTCAGGATTTTAAATTCAACCAAAATGTATATCGCTTTAATCCAAAGCGTAAAACATTTGAAGTAGTAGCAAATACCAGTAACAATACATGGGGATTAGGTCTAACCGAAGACAACTCTATTTTTGCCTCTACCGCTAATAATACCCATAGTGTATTTGTAGGTATACCCAATGCCAATTTTGAAGATGTAAAGGGAATTGGTACTGATGGAAGTGCCAAAATCGATGGCCATTATGATATGCAACCAATTACTCCCAATTACAGACAGGTGGATGTTTTTGGAGGCTTTACGGCCGCCGCAGGACATCATTTTTATACCGCAAGGGATTATCCGGAGGAATATTGGAACAAAATTGCGTTCGTATGTGAACCCACTGGTGGTTTGGTACATCAGGCAAGGATCGTAAAAGACGGGGCCGGGTACGTAGAGGAGGATGCCGGTAATCTTTTTGCGTCGGCCGATGAATGGACCTCTCCGGTAGAAGCAAAAACGGGCCCGGACGGTGCGGTCTGGGTTGCGGATTGGTATAATTTTATCGTGCAGCATAACCCGACACCTAACGAGGAAAGGGGAGGTTACGATGCGGAAAACGGAGAGGGTAATGCCTATGTGAATCCGTTACGTGATAAGTCGCACGGGAGGATTTACAGGGTGGTGCCTAAATATGAGGATGACTATGAGCCGATGGAACTATCCAAGGACGACCCGGATGCATTGATTGAAGCATTAAGCAGCGATAACCAATTTTGGAGATTGACGGCCCAACGCCTCTTAGTGGAACGCGGTAATACCGATATACTTAACGACCTGTACATGTTGGTCAATAAAAAAGAAGTAGATGATGAAGGGCTGAACAATGCAGCCTTGCATGCGCTTTGGACCATAGCGGGACTGGGAGCATTGGAATCGGATAGCAATGCGCTCGGGGTGGTAAAAGGGGCGCTATATCATAAGGCGGCAGGTGTCCGTAAGGCAGCCATTCAGTTATTACCAAGAAATGAAGATTCAGACGATGCCTTGTTCAAGGCAAATACGTTGAACGACCGCAATCCAAATGTACAATTGGAAGCTTTACTCTATTTTTCCGAAAGACCATCTTCTCAAAAAGTAGGTTCGTTATTGCATGACCTTGGTAATAACGATGCAGTTATAAGTGATCTGTGGTTGTTTAAAGCTTTATATGCGGCATCGGCGAAGCATGTAGACGGATTCTTAAATGCGTTTATGGCAGCGAATCCTAATTACAAAAAAGCATCTGGAGATGTTAGTGATATGAGTTCTGATTCGTATGATGACACAAGTTGGGAAACTATGGAAATTCCTCAACATATGGAAGATGCAGGTTTAGATATCGATGGGGTAGTTTGGTTTAGAGAAGAAGTAACAGTGCCTGCAAATATGGCAGATAAAGCTACGGTATTAGCACTAGGTCCTATTGACGATTCTGATATAACCTATGTTAACGGGATAGAAGTAGGTAGTATGGCTTCGAGTTTTAGTTCGAACAGAAACTATGATATTCCAGTAGGGGTATTAAAGGCAGGTAAAAATACCATAGCGGTTAGGGTAGAAGATACTGGTGGTCAAGGTGGAATTTATGGGAATTTTTGGCAGTTGTATTTGCAGTCAGGAGAAGAAATGATAAGGATACATGGCATTTGGAAATATAAAGTAGAGAAAAACTATACGAATCAAGTAACGAAAACCTACTCTAATTTTGATATAGCGGGACTTTTAATGAAATATTATGGTGCAGGCGTTGATAAATCCTCAAAATTAAAAACTGAAGAAGTTTCTAATGCAAAAGTGATTACAATTAAGACGATCACCAATGAAATGAAATTTGATGTCACCAAGTTTGAGGTAAAAGCGGGTGAGGTGGTGGAACTGGTTTTAGAAAACCCTGATTTTATGCAGCATAACCTTATTATAACCAAACCGGGCAAAATGGAAATAGTAGGAGCTGCAGCTGATAAAATGGCAGCGGACCCTAACGCGGCTGAACTCAACTATGTGCCACAAACCAGCGATGTACTGTATGCGACCCCTTTATTGAATCCCGATGCCTCTTATTCCTTGAAGTTTACGGCACCAGAAACTCCAGGGGAATATCCGTTCATTTGTACGTTCCCGGGTCACTGGCGTATTATGCAAGGAGTGATGATTGTAAAATAG
- a CDS encoding sugar phosphate isomerase/epimerase family protein translates to MSNNINFGVSTWLWQSPFTTESIALFPKIKEMGFDVVEIPLEDPFLIDAKMVKKALLDNGLKPSICVVFGDDKDLTGENPQLYENCFEHAKACFEVAKMLEATFVAGPLYAAVGKARLASDEQRKIEWNRSVTNLGKLAAIGRAYQLDIALEPLNRFESDLVNTAEQVMQLIRDIDEESLKVALDGFHMTIEEHDIYKAITLVGDKLIHVQVSENHRGIPGTGLTPWSDFAKGLSDVDYKGTIVMESFTPENKKLAAAVNIWRKLASNQDEFALKGLEFLKRTFNN, encoded by the coding sequence ATGAGTAACAACATAAATTTTGGAGTGAGTACCTGGCTATGGCAATCGCCCTTTACAACGGAGTCCATAGCACTATTTCCAAAAATAAAAGAAATGGGGTTCGATGTGGTGGAGATACCTTTGGAAGACCCTTTTTTAATCGATGCGAAAATGGTGAAAAAGGCATTGCTGGACAATGGATTAAAGCCTTCTATATGTGTGGTTTTTGGGGATGATAAGGACTTGACCGGGGAAAATCCTCAATTATACGAAAACTGTTTTGAGCATGCGAAGGCCTGTTTTGAAGTTGCGAAGATGTTGGAGGCAACCTTCGTTGCCGGGCCATTGTACGCCGCCGTAGGGAAGGCACGATTGGCATCCGACGAGCAGCGAAAAATAGAATGGAACCGATCGGTCACCAACTTGGGAAAGCTGGCGGCCATTGGCAGGGCATATCAATTGGATATTGCTTTGGAGCCATTGAACCGATTTGAATCGGATTTGGTCAATACCGCCGAACAGGTCATGCAATTGATTCGGGATATCGATGAAGAAAGTTTAAAGGTTGCCTTGGATGGTTTTCATATGACCATTGAAGAGCACGATATATATAAGGCAATTACGTTGGTAGGTGATAAATTAATCCACGTACAAGTCTCGGAAAATCACAGGGGAATCCCGGGAACTGGCCTTACCCCTTGGTCGGATTTTGCAAAGGGATTGTCAGATGTTGATTATAAAGGGACCATCGTCATGGAAAGTTTTACCCCGGAAAATAAAAAATTGGCGGCCGCCGTCAATATTTGGAGGAAATTGGCCTCAAATCAGGACGAGTTTGCCCTAAAAGGGCTGGAATTTTTAAAGAGAACGTTTAATAATTAG